From the genome of Leptodactylus fuscus isolate aLepFus1 chromosome 1, aLepFus1.hap2, whole genome shotgun sequence, one region includes:
- the LOC142188791 gene encoding gastrula zinc finger protein XlCGF66.1-like has translation MERDRNKMAESLINLTLEIIYQLTGEDYTVVKKTYSGCCQDPVYERWGGTLSPIPGPPPHPLIQEEINGQKILELTNKMLELLTGEVPIRCQDVAVYFSMEEWEYLEGHKDLYKEVMMEDHQPLTSAGRSSKRTTPERCPSPLLPQDDQHFHLGNDLSTINTTDPYVSGDEECEEDSPTGNHPVKYV, from the exons atggaaagagacaggaacaagatggcagaAAGTCtaataaatctcaccctagagatcatctaccagcttactggagag gattacacagtagtgaagaagacctatAGTGGGTGCTGTCAGGATCCTGTGTATGAAAGATggggaggaaccctgagcccaatcccggggcctccacctcaccctctgatacaggaggagatcaatggacagaagatcctagaactcaccaacaagatgctggagctgctgactggagag gttcctataaggtgtcaggatgtcgctgtctatttctccatggaggagtgggagtatttagaaggacacaaggatctgtacaaggaggtgatgatggaggaccaccagcccctcacatcagcag gtagatccagtaagaggacaacaccggagagatgtcccagtcctcttcttccccaggatgatcag CATTTCCACCTTGGTAACGATCTGAGCACTATTAATACTAcagatccctatgtgagtggtgatgaggagtgtgaggaggacagtCCTACAGGGAACCACCCAG TAAAGTACGTCTAA
- the LOC142190250 gene encoding uncharacterized protein LOC142190250, protein MRIKEEPYVSGDEECEEDIPTGNRPDDCTRSSEGHLISTDCKAEDHGIKHDPYEEHVITPDIPSALLQMHLSSDPGKQVLSPDLSQTEKCHQMGVEHQRIQTGAKTFSCSECGKCFTFKSDLAYHERIHKRAESFSCSESGECYSFQLNLVEQHIAQTGEKPFSCSECAECFSERSSLIKHLKSHTGEKPYSCTECGKCFTDKSALATHQRIHTGEKPFFCSECGKQFKQKSHLVEHQRIHTGEKPFTCSECGKCLTRKSKLLNHKRIHTGEKPYSCSECGKCYSARSTLIEHQRIHTGEKPFVCLECGEYFAHKTTLILHQKVHTGKEPFSCLECGKCFTRKSTLLKHQRAHTGEKPYSCSECGKCFTRNSSLIEHQKIHTRQTPYSCPECGKCFIKQSALSSHQRSHTREQPRSCP, encoded by the coding sequence atgactgtaccaggagctcagagggacatctgatatctacagattgtaaagcagaggatcatggtatcaaacatgacccatatgaagaacatgtcattaccccagatataccctcagcccttcttCAGATGCATCTATCATCTGATCCTGGTAAACAGGTCCTTTCTCCTGATTTATCACAGACTGAGAAATGTCACCAAATGGGtgttgaacatcagagaattcaaaCAGGAGCGAagacattttcatgttcagaatgtgggaaatgttttacctttAAATCAGATCTTGCTtatcatgagagaattcacaaaaGAGCTGAATCATTCTCATGTTCGGAAAGTGGGGAATGTTACAGCTTTCAATTAAACCTTGTTGAACAACATATAGCTCagacaggggagaagccattttcgtgCTCAGAATGTGCTGAGTGTTTTAGTGAAAGATCAAGTCTTATTAAACATCTgaaaagtcacacaggggagaagccatattcatgtacagaatgtgggaaatgttttacagataaATCAGCTCTTGCtacacatcaaagaattcacacaggagaaaaaccatttttttgttcagaatgtggaaaacagTTTAaacagaaatcacatcttgttgaacatcagagaattcacacaggagagaagccatttacttgctcagaatgtgggaaatgtcttACTCGTAAATCAAAGCTCCTTAAccataagagaattcacacaggagagaagccatattcatgttcagaatgcggtAAATGTTATAGTGCTAGATCTACTTTAATTGAAcatcagagaatacacacaggggagaagccttttGTTTGTCTAGAATGTGGGGAATATTTTGCTCATAAGACAACTCTTATATTACATCAAAAAGTACACACAGGGAAGGAACCATTTTCCTGtttggaatgtgggaaatgttttactcggaaatcaaCTCTTCTTAAACATCAAAgagctcacacaggggagaagccatattcatgctcagaatgtgggaaatgttttacccgtAATTCAAGCCTTATTgaacatcagaaaattcacacaagGCAAACTCCATATTCttgcccagaatgtggaaaatgttttataaaACAGTCAGCTCTATCTTCGCATCAGAGATCTCACACAAGGGAGCAGCCACGTTCTTGTCCATAA